CATAGCTTACAATCATAGAAGTAGTGCACATGGAATAGAAATAAACGCATGCTCGATAGTTAGTGATTGTCGGGTATGCGTTTTTTTTGTTTTTATGAGTGATATCAGCAGATGATCAAAAAGTACATAATTGACGATAGTGTTATTTATCTGTATAATCAAAATAAACATAAGGATGTTGAACATGAACAAATCAAATGTAGAAGATGGAGAGAATCAACGATTATTAGGCATCTCTGATTTAATAGAAATGCTAGGAATTAGTGCGAGAACGATTCGATATTATGAAGAGCTTGGATTTATTCATCCGTATCGCACGGCAGGCAACCATCGCATCTATCATCGTAAAGATTATGCTCGCTTGCGGATGATTTTGCGAGGTAGAATGTTAGGGTTTTCATTGGATGAAATGAAAGAATTATTTCAATTATATGATGCAGATCCTAGTGAAAAAGAACAACTGAAACGTGGTATCGAGCTTGCAAAAAAACATCTTGAAGATATTCACAGCCGTATGTCAGAGATGCGAATATTGGAGACAGATTTGACTGCTGCATTAGAAGATGCTCAGAAACGGTTAAAGCAATTACAAGTGGAGTAAGTAAAAGGTGATTAGAGGGAGGGAGTATTGAAGTGAATCCAGATCCAAAAGTATTATATCAAGAAGATGGGGCTATTGCGCTCATCACGATCAATAGACCACAAGTACATAACTGTATTGATGGTGAAACGGCAGATGAGCTCTATCAGGCATTTTCCCGTTTTCGCGATAATCCTGCCATGAATGTGGCCATTTTAACTGGAAGTGGATCGTCTTTTAGTTCTGGTGCAGATTTAAAAGCAATTGATACCCTTGGTCCAATAGATATATATGATCATCCAGACTTCATATATGACGGATCAGGATATTTAGGATTTACGCGCCTTACAAATATTTTTAAACCAACGATTGCTGCAGTGCACGGATACTGTTATGCAGGTGGTCTTGAGATGGCAGCTTGGTGTGATATTCGAATTGCTAGTTATGATGCAACATTTGGGTGTCTTGAGCGTCGATACAATGTTCCGTTAGTGGATGGGGGAACACAGCGTTTGCCGCGTATTGTCGGATGGGGGCGCGGCATGGATCTCATCCTCACAGGGAGAGAAATCAATTCACAAACTGCATTAGAATGGGGACTTGTCACAGAGCTTGTCGAACGAGATCAATTGCTATCTCGTGCTCGTGATCTCGCTTCACAAATAGCAGCGTACCCGCAGGGGGCTCTTCGCACAGATAAGCAAGCGGCTGTTAGAGGATGGGGTCTTTCAATAGAAGAAGGTTTGCGCATTGAGACTCAATTAGGCATGACACAGGTGCGTAGTACTGAGATTCGTGACGGAGTAAAACGTTTCAAAAATCGTAAAACTTCAGAGTTAGACTAATATAGATATTTGAATCAGAAGTACAATCCATCTCGGAGGTTACTATATGTTGAGTCAAGAAAAAACGATTGGGGTTTTAGGTGCAGGACTCATGGGACATGGAATAACTCTTCTTGCCGCAAAGGCTGGTTATAAAACAACCATGGTAGATCAAAGTGAAGAAAT
This genomic interval from Sulfoacidibacillus ferrooxidans contains the following:
- a CDS encoding MerR family DNA-binding protein translates to MNKSNVEDGENQRLLGISDLIEMLGISARTIRYYEELGFIHPYRTAGNHRIYHRKDYARLRMILRGRMLGFSLDEMKELFQLYDADPSEKEQLKRGIELAKKHLEDIHSRMSEMRILETDLTAALEDAQKRLKQLQVE
- a CDS encoding enoyl-CoA hydratase-related protein, encoding MNPDPKVLYQEDGAIALITINRPQVHNCIDGETADELYQAFSRFRDNPAMNVAILTGSGSSFSSGADLKAIDTLGPIDIYDHPDFIYDGSGYLGFTRLTNIFKPTIAAVHGYCYAGGLEMAAWCDIRIASYDATFGCLERRYNVPLVDGGTQRLPRIVGWGRGMDLILTGREINSQTALEWGLVTELVERDQLLSRARDLASQIAAYPQGALRTDKQAAVRGWGLSIEEGLRIETQLGMTQVRSTEIRDGVKRFKNRKTSELD